The Phycisphaeraceae bacterium genome has a segment encoding these proteins:
- a CDS encoding ATP-binding cassette domain-containing protein, which yields MPHRINTTSPPTERQIRACLPFDLRLHTAATPDVPCSARAIEQSVQPGRITLLTGPSGSGKSTALRNLEQHLRTTGHRVEIAHFSKNTSTRLIDIFSPRMPVADALRLLTHFGLGEPALVARTISELSQGQRHRAELAFAFHRALTCGAGWLLIDEFASVLDRLTARGLAITLARAVRKTAMHVVCATAHDDVAAALDANPVIRFDLDGSMSIAPPRLKMPRSPRLLIEPGTLGDLDQLLKFHYRAGRPATCVGVLRAVDQTSGVLAGVLAVSMPTLNGGWRNLAWPGRYAGPDRRAITQRINEELRCISRVIIEPRFRGLGLARTLVEHYLASPRSPATEAITAMGEICPFFERAGMVAYRLALSTADSRLADALEHRGFEPWMLADEHRVARITQDQLIARELARWATARKIVDDCPLNRASLAASRLCARSVAYAHVFPPIFASQLEAPRGKNDTQNKCSAAATRSR from the coding sequence ATGCCACACCGAATCAACACCACCAGTCCGCCCACCGAGCGGCAGATTCGCGCCTGCCTCCCCTTCGATCTCAGGCTCCACACCGCCGCCACGCCCGATGTGCCATGCAGCGCACGCGCCATCGAGCAATCCGTTCAACCTGGGCGCATCACACTCCTCACCGGGCCCAGTGGGTCAGGCAAGTCCACCGCTCTGCGCAACCTCGAGCAACACCTGCGCACGACCGGCCACCGCGTCGAAATCGCTCACTTTTCCAAAAACACGTCAACCCGACTCATCGACATCTTCTCGCCTCGCATGCCCGTCGCCGACGCCCTGCGCCTCCTGACTCACTTCGGCCTCGGCGAGCCGGCACTCGTCGCACGCACCATCAGCGAACTCTCGCAAGGGCAGCGTCACCGCGCCGAACTCGCCTTTGCCTTTCATCGCGCACTGACCTGCGGCGCAGGCTGGCTTCTCATCGACGAGTTTGCCTCAGTCCTCGACCGCCTTACCGCCCGAGGCCTGGCAATTACACTCGCCCGGGCCGTTCGCAAGACCGCCATGCATGTCGTTTGCGCTACCGCCCATGACGACGTCGCAGCCGCCCTCGACGCCAATCCTGTCATCCGCTTCGACCTTGATGGCTCCATGTCCATCGCTCCCCCGCGACTCAAAATGCCCCGGTCGCCTCGCCTTCTCATCGAGCCCGGCACTCTGGGAGATCTGGATCAGCTCCTCAAGTTCCACTACCGCGCAGGCAGGCCCGCGACCTGCGTGGGTGTGCTGCGTGCTGTAGATCAGACCAGTGGCGTGCTCGCTGGTGTTCTGGCTGTGTCGATGCCCACGCTCAATGGCGGCTGGCGCAACCTCGCCTGGCCTGGTCGATACGCCGGTCCTGACCGTCGGGCAATCACCCAACGCATCAACGAAGAGCTGCGCTGCATTTCGCGCGTCATCATCGAGCCTCGTTTTCGAGGCCTGGGTCTGGCCCGCACGCTGGTCGAGCACTATCTCGCCAGCCCCCGCTCGCCCGCGACCGAAGCCATCACCGCAATGGGCGAAATCTGTCCGTTCTTTGAGCGGGCAGGAATGGTCGCGTATCGCCTCGCGTTGTCCACCGCCGACTCCCGACTGGCCGACGCACTCGAACACCGAGGCTTCGAGCCTTGGATGCTCGCCGATGAGCACCGCGTCGCCCGCATCACACAGGACCAACTCATCGCCCGCGAACTCGCGCGATGGGCCACAGCACGCAAGATTGTTGACGACTGTCCACTCAATCGGGCTTCACTCGCAGCGTCGCGCTTGTGCGCCCGGTCGGTCGCTTATGCCCATGTATTCCCCCCGATTTTTGCCTCACAACTCGAGGCTCCAAGGGGGAAAAATGACACACAAAACAAGTGTTCCGCCGCCGCAACCCGCTCCCGATGA
- a CDS encoding sigma-70 family RNA polymerase sigma factor, which yields MERVEFEKLALEHLDAVYRMAFHLTRRAEDAEDLVQDVYVRAMRPAVVERFEESVGSGGMRAWLFAICHNVFYTKVKRAAKQPKAVEEFYTASSTERAPDDAPPAWDQGSLDWEHVDGRLRGVIDGLKDEYREVLMLWGVDGLKYREIAMILDVPIGTVMSRLHRARKLVADALNANGDLARDLGVGVRKQEDGGDVS from the coding sequence TTGGAGCGTGTCGAGTTCGAGAAGCTCGCGCTGGAGCATCTGGACGCGGTGTATCGGATGGCGTTTCACCTGACGCGCCGGGCCGAGGACGCCGAGGATCTGGTGCAGGATGTGTATGTGCGTGCGATGCGTCCGGCGGTGGTGGAGCGTTTCGAGGAGTCGGTGGGCAGTGGGGGGATGCGTGCGTGGTTGTTTGCGATCTGCCACAACGTTTTTTATACGAAGGTGAAGCGTGCGGCGAAGCAGCCGAAGGCTGTGGAAGAGTTTTATACGGCGTCGAGCACGGAACGGGCACCGGACGATGCGCCTCCGGCGTGGGATCAGGGGAGTCTGGACTGGGAACATGTGGACGGTCGACTTCGCGGGGTGATCGACGGTCTGAAAGACGAGTATCGGGAAGTGCTGATGTTGTGGGGCGTGGATGGGCTCAAGTACCGCGAGATTGCGATGATTCTGGATGTGCCGATCGGGACGGTGATGAGTCGGTTGCATCGTGCGCGGAAGTTGGTTGCGGATGCGCTGAACGCAAACGGAGACTTGGCGCGAGATCTTGGGGTTGGCGTGCGGAAGCAGGAAGACGGCGGTGATGTTTCATGA
- a CDS encoding S8 family serine peptidase: protein MDVFPISRKYQISACTPPDSSLWCIQLADLSSKLEDQTVMRRKILAVMLLVFGSISVLVGGAFGQGGGFQQIQPVLVSEPLFAPSQQFPHGQHWIVTTKTHYAWALVGYNPLNPPTVDLTDPSRVIAFIDTGIDLHHVEFGGPPGSSVSKIHDESTSFFEDGSSGSPITCDCDTSLFDVSVPEDTGPNLLLAPHGSLVAGIGAAYVNQTGMAGSCWDCSVLVICVFAGIYDESCQLTSHRYLCSQTPDTIADAIKYAAGWDFVTQAWLPEPRARIISMSNEVPASVFSGLSCTGNPIAAAIMDAYDRGCIIVAIAGNYNGTCWEASDDEERCEPMSSFSGHAIESGIAMHPKTMAVGGACLSGEYWHCCSRINPLYDVACCPQVPGDINCTYPLPDGADPLTYRLPILSVVAPMAHHLLLRRSRELLH from the coding sequence ATGGATGTTTTTCCAATTTCACGAAAGTATCAGATTTCTGCTTGCACACCGCCAGACTCTTCGTTATGGTGCATTCAACTCGCGGATCTGTCAAGCAAGTTGGAGGATCAAACTGTGATGCGCCGCAAAATTCTCGCAGTCATGTTGCTTGTGTTTGGGTCCATATCGGTGCTCGTGGGGGGGGCGTTCGGTCAGGGAGGTGGGTTCCAGCAGATTCAACCGGTGCTGGTCTCTGAGCCTCTGTTCGCGCCTTCGCAGCAGTTTCCGCACGGGCAGCACTGGATCGTGACAACCAAGACGCATTACGCCTGGGCTCTGGTGGGCTACAACCCGCTGAACCCGCCGACGGTGGATCTTACTGATCCAAGTCGCGTGATTGCGTTCATCGACACCGGCATTGACCTGCACCATGTTGAATTCGGAGGGCCTCCGGGATCGAGTGTATCAAAGATTCACGACGAAAGTACCTCATTTTTTGAAGATGGATCGTCAGGAAGTCCCATCACATGTGATTGCGACACCTCATTATTTGACGTAAGTGTACCAGAGGACACAGGCCCAAACCTACTTCTGGCACCGCACGGCTCGTTGGTAGCTGGAATTGGAGCGGCATATGTCAATCAAACGGGGATGGCTGGCTCATGTTGGGATTGCAGCGTACTTGTCATTTGCGTTTTCGCAGGCATCTACGATGAAAGTTGTCAATTAACATCGCATAGATATCTATGTTCTCAAACTCCAGATACTATTGCCGACGCTATCAAGTATGCCGCGGGCTGGGACTTTGTCACGCAGGCCTGGCTGCCTGAACCTCGGGCTCGCATCATCTCCATGTCCAACGAGGTGCCCGCTTCCGTGTTCAGCGGCCTGTCGTGTACTGGGAATCCAATCGCTGCGGCCATTATGGATGCCTATGACCGAGGCTGCATCATCGTCGCCATCGCTGGAAACTATAACGGAACGTGCTGGGAGGCTTCTGACGACGAGGAACGCTGCGAACCGATGTCGTCGTTTTCCGGACATGCTATAGAGTCAGGTATCGCCATGCATCCGAAGACGATGGCGGTCGGCGGCGCGTGCCTGAGTGGCGAGTACTGGCATTGCTGCTCGCGAATCAATCCCTTGTATGATGTTGCCTGTTGCCCTCAAGTTCCGGGTGACATCAACTGCACATATCCTTTGCCAGATGGTGCAGACCCGTTGACATATCGCCTCCCGATCCTGTCTGTGGTAGCCCCGATGGCACATCATTTGCTGCTCCGCAGGTCGCGGGAATTATTGCATTGA
- a CDS encoding helix-turn-helix domain-containing protein, with product MSREPQPMHDRTPPQLGKRLREVRLDRGMTLSALAERVGIAKSYLSEIETGHKGPPSEATLLSLERALGLHEGELANVARWHQTPEAVRRELIDLANQGRAGRHLADLIASDGIDDTGRLRGSLDAAYRTGKLARLVEKLTGEQASSVVQSSLPMEVPLINRVAAGYPADFTDLGYPARVADEYVRCPGLTDPDAFAARVVGDSMEPEYREGDIVVFSPARDIKDGCDCFARVAPDHESTFKRVYFERDDAGAEVIRLQPINNRYSPKVYGREDVLGLYRAVSVTRPLV from the coding sequence ATGAGCCGCGAACCACAGCCAATGCACGACAGGACCCCCCCACAACTTGGGAAGCGACTTCGGGAGGTGCGACTTGACCGAGGAATGACCCTGAGCGCGCTGGCGGAGCGGGTTGGCATTGCCAAGTCGTATTTGTCGGAGATTGAGACGGGGCACAAGGGGCCCCCTTCGGAGGCGACGCTGCTGAGTCTGGAGCGTGCGCTAGGTCTGCACGAGGGCGAACTGGCGAATGTGGCGAGATGGCACCAGACGCCGGAGGCGGTGCGGCGTGAGTTGATTGATCTTGCGAACCAGGGACGTGCGGGGAGGCATCTGGCCGATCTGATTGCGTCGGACGGGATTGACGACACTGGACGGTTGCGTGGATCGCTTGATGCGGCGTATCGCACGGGCAAGTTGGCTCGCCTGGTTGAGAAGCTGACTGGTGAGCAGGCGTCATCGGTGGTGCAGAGTTCGCTGCCGATGGAGGTGCCGCTGATCAATCGTGTGGCTGCGGGTTATCCGGCGGACTTTACGGATCTGGGGTATCCGGCGCGCGTGGCGGATGAATATGTGCGATGCCCGGGGCTGACAGACCCGGATGCGTTTGCTGCGCGTGTGGTGGGCGATTCGATGGAGCCTGAGTATCGGGAGGGCGACATTGTGGTGTTCAGCCCTGCGCGCGACATCAAGGACGGGTGCGACTGTTTTGCGCGTGTTGCGCCGGACCACGAATCGACATTCAAGCGGGTGTATTTTGAGCGGGATGATGCTGGGGCTGAGGTGATTCGACTTCAGCCGATCAACAACCGGTATTCGCCGAAGGTGTATGGACGTGAGGATGTGCTGGGGCTGTACCGGGCGGTGAGTGTGACGAGGCCTCTGGTTTGA
- the metG gene encoding methionine--tRNA ligase encodes MTPFYVTTPIYYVNDRPHIGHCYTTLIADVTARLARLQGRDVFFLTGTDEHAEKVVTSAAAHSMTPLQWADLNADRFRDAFAFMNFSNDDFVRTTEDRHKTRASSYIQRLVDSGDIELGDYEGWWDASQEEYLTETTAKEHDYKSPVTGRPLEKRTEQNYFFRLDRYEAWLRAEIESDRIRVLPEARKNETLSRIRQGLQRIPVSRRIKPGDPDWGVVMPNDPEHRVYVWIEALCNYLSTVDTPTRRKYWPKDAQAQARAQTPLPITHLMAKDILWFHAVIWPAMLRALGEQPPATIYAHAYFIAEGKKMSKSLGNFIEIDQLRAYAERYHLDALRWFLATQGPIGATDADFAYSRFIDVFNADLANGIGNATSRVSNMIEKYFESTITRDCDGRFGFEGGKALQLALQARANTGKPAQGPIRTFDFPALTTAAVTAAANALDTIDLQTALAQGTALVRAVDDFISYSTPFTLAKQLDTIEHADKALATILYSCGEALRIASLLLYPAMPEKMADLWRRWNCNHLTSPEDCNSPFVAPLDQLAQWNGPHSLKIGQTITKGEALFMRADPAEPAPA; translated from the coding sequence ATGACCCCCTTCTACGTCACAACACCCATCTACTACGTCAACGACCGCCCACATATCGGCCACTGCTACACCACCCTCATCGCCGACGTCACCGCACGCCTGGCCCGCCTCCAAGGCCGCGATGTCTTCTTCCTCACAGGCACCGACGAACACGCCGAAAAGGTCGTCACCTCAGCCGCCGCACACTCCATGACCCCCCTCCAATGGGCCGACCTCAACGCCGATCGCTTCCGCGACGCCTTCGCCTTCATGAACTTCTCCAACGACGACTTCGTCCGCACCACCGAAGACCGCCACAAAACCCGCGCCAGCTCCTACATCCAGCGCCTCGTCGACTCCGGCGACATCGAACTCGGCGACTACGAAGGCTGGTGGGACGCCTCCCAGGAAGAGTACCTCACCGAAACCACCGCCAAGGAACACGACTACAAAAGCCCTGTCACCGGCCGCCCACTCGAAAAGCGAACCGAGCAAAACTACTTCTTCCGCCTCGATCGCTACGAAGCATGGCTCCGCGCCGAGATCGAGTCCGACCGCATCCGCGTCCTCCCCGAAGCACGCAAAAACGAAACCCTCAGCCGAATCCGTCAAGGCCTCCAGCGCATCCCCGTCTCACGCCGCATCAAGCCCGGCGACCCCGACTGGGGCGTCGTCATGCCCAACGACCCCGAGCACCGCGTCTACGTCTGGATCGAAGCCCTCTGCAACTACCTCTCCACCGTCGACACCCCCACCCGCCGCAAATACTGGCCCAAAGACGCCCAAGCGCAAGCGCGGGCGCAAACTCCCCTCCCCATCACCCACCTCATGGCCAAGGACATCCTCTGGTTCCACGCCGTCATCTGGCCCGCCATGCTCCGCGCCCTCGGCGAGCAACCTCCCGCCACCATCTACGCACACGCCTACTTCATCGCCGAAGGCAAGAAAATGTCCAAAAGCCTCGGCAACTTCATCGAGATCGACCAGCTCCGCGCCTACGCCGAACGCTATCACCTCGACGCACTCCGCTGGTTCCTCGCCACCCAGGGCCCCATCGGCGCCACCGACGCCGACTTCGCCTACTCACGCTTCATCGACGTCTTCAACGCCGACCTCGCCAACGGCATCGGCAACGCCACCAGCCGCGTCTCAAACATGATCGAAAAATACTTCGAGAGCACCATCACCCGCGACTGCGACGGGCGCTTCGGCTTCGAAGGCGGCAAAGCCCTCCAACTCGCTCTCCAGGCTCGCGCCAACACCGGCAAACCCGCCCAAGGCCCCATCCGCACCTTCGACTTCCCCGCCCTCACCACCGCCGCCGTCACCGCCGCTGCCAACGCCCTCGACACCATCGACCTCCAGACCGCGCTCGCACAAGGCACCGCCCTCGTGCGCGCCGTCGATGACTTCATCTCCTACAGCACACCCTTCACCCTCGCCAAGCAACTCGACACCATCGAACACGCCGACAAAGCCCTGGCCACCATCCTCTACTCTTGCGGCGAAGCACTCCGCATCGCCTCCCTCCTCCTCTATCCCGCCATGCCCGAAAAAATGGCCGACCTCTGGCGACGCTGGAACTGCAACCACCTCACCAGCCCCGAAGACTGCAACTCCCCCTTCGTCGCCCCGCTCGACCAACTCGCCCAATGGAACGGCCCCCACAGCCTCAAAATCGGCCAAACCATCACCAAAGGCGAAGCACTCTTCATGCGCGCCGACCCCGCAGAACCAGCGCCCGCCTGA